In the genome of Enterococcus hirae ATCC 9790, one region contains:
- a CDS encoding response regulator transcription factor: MEKVLVVDDEPSIVTLLTFNLEKEGYQVTSALDGQKGLELALEEPFDFMILDVMLPSIDGMAITQKLRQEKIDTPILMLTAKDDQVDRIIGLEIGADDYLTKPFSPREVLARMKAIFRRIEPRHVQQEEAEPAYLTIGQIKADLTNFQVTVEERPIELTPKEFELLVYFMKRKDRVIDRDTLLNRIWNFDFAGQSRIVDVHVSHLREKIERDPKHPKYLVTVRGFGYKFQEPKR; encoded by the coding sequence ATGGAAAAAGTATTAGTGGTAGATGATGAACCTTCAATCGTCACATTGTTGACATTCAATCTGGAAAAAGAAGGGTATCAAGTAACAAGTGCTTTAGACGGACAAAAAGGACTGGAATTAGCACTGGAAGAACCTTTTGATTTTATGATTTTAGATGTGATGCTGCCTTCTATAGATGGTATGGCAATCACCCAAAAGTTAAGACAAGAAAAAATTGATACTCCAATTTTAATGCTAACAGCCAAAGATGACCAGGTCGATCGGATCATCGGTTTGGAAATTGGTGCTGATGATTATTTAACAAAGCCTTTCAGCCCTAGAGAAGTACTTGCTCGAATGAAAGCTATTTTTCGCCGCATCGAACCACGCCATGTCCAACAAGAAGAAGCAGAACCTGCTTACCTAACGATTGGACAGATCAAAGCAGATTTAACGAATTTCCAAGTAACCGTAGAGGAACGACCGATCGAATTAACGCCAAAAGAATTTGAACTGCTCGTTTATTTTATGAAACGAAAAGATCGTGTAATTGATCGTGATACGCTGCTAAATCGCATCTGGAATTTTGATTTTGCAGGTCAAAGTCGAATCGTTGATGTCCATGTCAGTCACTTAAGAGAAAAAATCGAAAGAGACCCTAAACATCC
- a CDS encoding DUF523 domain-containing protein, with translation MIGISACLGGVLCRYDGQEKAVPELKKLVAEGKAIMVCPEVMGGLSTPRAPAEIVGGDGFDVWNGQAKVITTNGEDVTKAYQEGAIHAYQKLKEQEIDLVILKAKSPSCGSSLIYDGSFSGTLKSGTGVATAYFIQQKMTVLSDEEWLKLRGEQNGNRENEPNERTF, from the coding sequence TTGATCGGAATTAGCGCTTGTTTAGGCGGTGTCTTATGTCGGTATGATGGACAAGAAAAAGCTGTGCCGGAATTAAAGAAACTGGTCGCTGAAGGTAAAGCGATCATGGTTTGTCCTGAAGTAATGGGCGGTCTTTCAACTCCTAGAGCCCCAGCAGAAATCGTTGGTGGCGATGGATTTGACGTTTGGAATGGTCAGGCAAAAGTGATCACTACAAATGGTGAAGACGTCACAAAAGCCTACCAAGAAGGGGCAATCCATGCTTATCAAAAATTAAAAGAGCAAGAAATAGATTTAGTGATATTAAAAGCGAAAAGTCCTTCTTGTGGTTCCTCTCTTATTTATGATGGGAGTTTTTCAGGAACCTTGAAGTCTGGAACTGGTGTAGCAACTGCTTATTTTATCCAACAAAAGATGACCGTACTCTCTGATGAAGAATGGTTGAAATTGCGAGGTGAACAGAATGGAAATCGAGAAAACGAACCGAATGAACGCACTTTTTGA
- a CDS encoding putative DNA-binding protein has product MEIEKTNRMNALFEFYSTLLTEKQMNYMELYYADDFSLGEIAEEYEVSRQAVYDNIKRTSKILEDYEKKLHLFSNYIVREQLLEKMKTYVKETYPKDEVLLDYVKQIQEIEE; this is encoded by the coding sequence ATGGAAATCGAGAAAACGAACCGAATGAACGCACTTTTTGAATTTTATTCTACGCTTTTAACCGAAAAACAGATGAATTATATGGAGTTGTATTATGCAGACGATTTTTCATTAGGAGAAATAGCAGAAGAGTATGAAGTAAGTCGCCAAGCAGTATACGATAATATCAAACGAACCAGTAAGATTTTAGAAGATTATGAAAAGAAACTCCATCTTTTCTCTAATTATATTGTTCGGGAACAGTTATTAGAAAAAATGAAAACTTATGTAAAGGAAACTTATCCTAAAGATGAAGTTCTCCTTGATTATGTGAAACAGATCCAAGAAATTGAAGAATAA
- the ffh gene encoding signal recognition particle protein — MAFENLTERLQQAMSKLRKKGKVSEADVKEMMREIRLALLEADVNLQVVKDFTKRVRERAIGVEVLESLTPAQQIVKIVDEELTITLGAETVELNKSPKIPTVIMMAGLQGAGKTTFTGKLANYLKKNENARPLLIAGDVYRPAAIDQLKVLGQQLDVPVFDMGTDVSPVEIVRQGMELAKEKKNDYVLIDTAGRLHIDETLMDELKQIKELTQPNEILLVVDAMTGQDAVNVADSFNQQLGITGVVITKLDGDTRGGAALSIRSVTGAPIKFIGSGEKLTDLEVFHPDRMASRILGMGDMLTLIEKAQQDYDEKKAEELAKKMRENSFDFNDFIEQLDQVMGMGPLEDLIKMIPGMNQVPGIENVKVDPKDVERKKAMVYSMTPAERENPDLLNPSRRRRIAAGSGNSVVEVNRMIKQFKESRKMMQQMSKGDMNIPGMDQMFGTGVKGKLGKMAMNRMIKKNKKKKKKRK; from the coding sequence ATGGCATTTGAAAATTTAACTGAGCGCCTTCAACAGGCAATGAGCAAGTTAAGAAAAAAAGGGAAAGTTTCAGAAGCTGACGTCAAAGAAATGATGCGGGAGATCCGCCTTGCATTACTAGAAGCCGATGTAAACTTACAAGTAGTAAAAGACTTTACAAAGCGTGTTCGAGAACGGGCGATTGGTGTAGAAGTATTAGAAAGTTTAACACCTGCACAACAAATCGTTAAGATCGTTGATGAAGAATTGACGATCACTTTAGGGGCAGAAACTGTTGAATTGAATAAATCACCAAAAATTCCAACAGTCATCATGATGGCAGGTTTGCAAGGGGCAGGTAAGACGACGTTTACTGGTAAACTAGCCAACTATTTAAAGAAAAATGAAAATGCACGTCCTTTACTAATCGCAGGTGACGTGTATCGTCCAGCTGCGATCGATCAATTGAAAGTTCTAGGGCAACAATTAGATGTCCCTGTTTTTGATATGGGAACAGATGTTAGTCCAGTTGAGATCGTTCGTCAAGGGATGGAATTAGCAAAAGAAAAGAAAAATGATTATGTTCTGATCGATACGGCGGGGCGTCTGCATATCGATGAAACCCTGATGGATGAATTGAAACAAATCAAAGAATTAACACAACCAAATGAAATCTTGTTGGTTGTCGATGCGATGACCGGTCAAGATGCTGTCAATGTGGCAGATAGTTTTAACCAACAACTAGGGATCACTGGGGTAGTTATTACTAAATTAGATGGTGATACACGTGGTGGTGCAGCACTTTCGATCCGTTCTGTGACTGGCGCACCAATCAAATTCATCGGGTCAGGGGAAAAATTAACAGATCTTGAAGTTTTCCATCCAGACCGTATGGCAAGCCGTATTCTTGGTATGGGCGATATGTTGACGTTGATCGAAAAAGCGCAACAAGACTATGACGAGAAAAAAGCAGAAGAATTAGCGAAAAAAATGCGGGAAAATTCATTTGATTTCAATGATTTCATTGAACAGTTGGATCAAGTGATGGGGATGGGACCGTTAGAGGATCTGATCAAAATGATTCCTGGGATGAACCAAGTACCAGGGATTGAAAATGTCAAAGTAGATCCTAAAGATGTCGAACGTAAAAAAGCAATGGTTTACTCAATGACACCTGCAGAAAGAGAAAACCCTGATTTATTGAATCCAAGTCGTCGCAGAAGGATTGCCGCAGGTTCTGGTAACAGTGTGGTTGAAGTTAACCGCATGATTAAGCAATTTAAAGAATCACGCAAAATGATGCAACAAATGTCTAAGGGAGATATGAATATTCCTGGAATGGACCAAATGTTTGGCACAGGTGTCAAAGGAAAACTTGGAAAAATGGCGATGAATCGCATGATCAAGAAAAACAAAAAGAAAAAGAAAAAACGGAAATAA
- a CDS encoding DNA-3-methyladenine glycosylase I yields MKRRCPWGEQTASMKHYHDTVWGVPEYDDQLLFRKLMLDINQAGLSWQTILNKSASFDEAYDFFSIGKVAEYTEAKINELMENKGIIRNRRKIEAAVANAQGVQKIQHEFGSFADYLWSFSDHQVINHSYKEQNEVPTTSPLSDQIAKDLKQRGFKFIGSTTIYAFLEAVGIVNDHLDHCFRKQEVSQMGKGE; encoded by the coding sequence ATGAAACGAAGATGTCCTTGGGGTGAGCAAACAGCAAGTATGAAACATTATCATGACACAGTTTGGGGTGTTCCAGAATATGATGATCAATTACTTTTTCGTAAATTGATGTTAGATATCAATCAAGCGGGATTAAGCTGGCAAACGATTTTGAATAAAAGTGCCTCCTTTGATGAAGCTTATGACTTTTTTTCGATCGGTAAAGTAGCCGAATATACAGAAGCAAAAATCAATGAGTTGATGGAAAATAAAGGGATCATTCGTAACCGTCGTAAAATTGAAGCAGCGGTAGCCAATGCTCAGGGTGTCCAAAAAATCCAACATGAATTTGGTAGTTTTGCGGATTATTTGTGGTCATTTTCGGATCATCAAGTGATCAATCACTCGTATAAAGAACAAAATGAGGTACCAACAACGAGCCCGTTATCTGATCAAATCGCTAAAGATCTAAAACAACGCGGTTTTAAATTCATCGGAAGCACAACCATATATGCTTTTTTAGAAGCTGTGGGAATTGTCAATGACCATTTAGATCATTGCTTTCGCAAACAAGAAGTCAGCCAGATGGGAAAAGGAGAGTGA
- a CDS encoding dihydrofolate reductase family protein, protein MGKIVFYGAISLDGYLATKEDSLQWLFDTPTGEKTTYEAFYQTIDQTIMGRKTYQEAKKLLATDHLYPEKKNFVFSTNKELVLNDATVVHEDPVSFVKNIKEHSNQTVWVVGGGNLLKPLIENHLIDEWWIQIAPVLLGEGIRLFQEGAYEERLKLVDTNYFGEFIELHYVSNRG, encoded by the coding sequence ATGGGGAAAATCGTCTTTTATGGAGCCATTAGTTTAGATGGCTACTTAGCAACAAAAGAGGATAGTTTACAATGGCTATTTGACACACCAACTGGAGAAAAAACAACTTACGAGGCTTTTTATCAAACAATTGATCAAACGATTATGGGAAGAAAAACTTATCAGGAAGCCAAAAAATTGTTAGCAACTGACCATCTGTATCCTGAAAAAAAGAATTTTGTATTTTCTACTAACAAAGAATTGGTATTAAATGATGCAACAGTTGTTCATGAAGATCCTGTTTCATTCGTGAAAAACATAAAAGAACATTCTAACCAAACAGTCTGGGTCGTTGGTGGTGGGAATTTGTTGAAACCTTTGATCGAAAATCATTTGATCGATGAATGGTGGATCCAAATCGCACCTGTGCTTTTAGGAGAAGGTATTCGATTGTTTCAAGAAGGCGCATACGAAGAACGATTGAAACTAGTTGATACTAATTATTTTGGAGAGTTCATTGAATTGCATTATGTAAGTAATCGTGGATAA
- a CDS encoding NADPH-dependent FMN reductase gives MTKKIGFFVGSLRKDSYNRKVAEAFANMLPEGYEGVFIKIDDLPFYNEDLETPENAPVEWSRFRDEVKELAGVVFVSPEYNRSVPAVLKNALDVGSRPYGQSAWDGKPGLVVTASPGGIGGFGANHHLRQSLVFLNVPTLQQPEAYIGNIANLVDEEGHIVEGTLSFFQTILDAYLDFLNKLTK, from the coding sequence ATGACTAAAAAAATTGGATTTTTTGTAGGTAGTTTGCGTAAGGATTCGTACAATAGAAAAGTAGCAGAGGCTTTCGCTAACATGCTACCTGAAGGATATGAAGGTGTTTTTATAAAGATCGATGATCTGCCTTTTTATAACGAAGATCTTGAAACTCCAGAGAATGCTCCTGTTGAATGGAGTCGTTTCCGTGATGAGGTCAAGGAATTAGCAGGTGTTGTTTTTGTTTCTCCAGAATACAATCGTTCGGTTCCTGCTGTACTTAAAAATGCACTAGATGTAGGCTCTCGCCCTTACGGTCAAAGCGCATGGGACGGCAAACCTGGGTTAGTTGTCACTGCTTCCCCTGGCGGTATCGGTGGATTTGGCGCGAACCATCACCTACGTCAATCACTTGTATTCTTAAATGTTCCTACCTTACAACAACCTGAAGCTTATATTGGCAATATTGCAAACTTAGTTGATGAAGAAGGTCATATTGTGGAAGGAACACTCAGCTTCTTCCAAACGATTCTAGATGCTTATCTTGATTTTTTAAATAAATTAACTAAGTAA
- a CDS encoding PLDc N-terminal domain-containing protein, producing the protein MHINEFLPFLIPLVIIQLGLFFYALYHILTHTHYRFGSRTLWIIVILIGFQFVGPILYFVFGKEEA; encoded by the coding sequence ATGCATATTAACGAGTTTTTACCATTTTTGATCCCGTTAGTGATCATACAACTTGGGTTATTTTTTTATGCCCTTTATCATATTTTGACTCATACGCATTATCGATTTGGCAGTCGAACACTCTGGATCATCGTAATTCTCATAGGATTTCAATTTGTTGGTCCAATCTTGTATTTCGTGTTCGGTAAGGAGGAGGCATAA
- a CDS encoding ABC transporter ATP-binding protein, whose product MAILELIDVSKSFGEKKVLNHLSLTVKEKTIFGFIGKNGAGKTTTMKLILGLLKKDAGTIKVNDETVHYGQTKTNRWIGYLPDIPMFYDYLTAEEYLQLCGEITEMPKHKIQQKTQELLALVGLAHEKKRIRTFSRGMKQRLGIAQGLLNEPKLFICDEPTSALDPLGRKEILDILLRVKEQTTILFSTHILSDVEQICDEVAFLNKGEIVLSGTVAELKTHPKNEGFEIQFPTVKHSQEFLSLLPGAIMKNETLIYPGRTNEDLLRALSLIVDHKLPIQSIHRLEPSLEQIFMEVVDK is encoded by the coding sequence ATGGCGATCCTTGAACTAATCGATGTATCAAAATCTTTTGGTGAAAAAAAAGTGTTGAACCATCTTTCCCTTACCGTCAAGGAAAAGACGATCTTTGGGTTTATTGGAAAAAATGGTGCAGGGAAAACGACAACGATGAAATTGATTTTGGGGTTGCTAAAAAAAGATGCTGGAACAATCAAGGTTAATGATGAAACGGTTCACTATGGTCAAACAAAAACGAATCGCTGGATCGGCTATTTGCCAGATATTCCGATGTTTTATGACTACCTTACCGCCGAAGAGTATTTGCAATTATGCGGGGAAATCACCGAGATGCCTAAACATAAAATCCAACAAAAAACGCAAGAGTTATTAGCGTTAGTCGGATTGGCTCACGAGAAAAAAAGGATTAGGACTTTTTCAAGAGGGATGAAGCAACGTTTGGGGATTGCCCAAGGGTTACTGAACGAACCAAAACTGTTTATTTGTGATGAGCCGACTTCGGCGTTGGATCCATTGGGGCGTAAAGAAATTTTGGATATCTTATTACGTGTCAAAGAGCAAACAACGATCCTTTTTTCCACACATATTCTATCAGACGTGGAACAAATTTGTGATGAAGTGGCTTTCTTAAATAAAGGAGAAATCGTTTTATCAGGCACGGTAGCAGAATTGAAAACCCATCCTAAAAATGAAGGATTTGAAATCCAATTTCCAACTGTGAAACATTCTCAAGAATTTTTATCGCTTTTGCCGGGAGCAATCATGAAAAATGAAACCCTTATTTATCCTGGCAGAACTAACGAAGACTTACTTCGTGCACTATCTTTAATTGTTGATCACAAATTACCGATTCAATCGATTCATCGTTTAGAACCTTCCTTAGAACAAATTTTTATGGAAGTGGTGGACAAATGA
- a CDS encoding ABC transporter permease subunit, with product MKQLLAFSKKEWKENWRTGRLLLLLSLTIIFGIMNPLIAKLTPYIVQSMSENLAASGMKIGEVNVDALTSWGQFYKNMPMFLLLFLLLFSSTLTNEYQKGTLINLLTKGMVRWKIYFTKWIMGQFFWAVGFWGCSFITYFYTAIYWDNELVVQLGTRSFYYYLWGVWLYTLFLWLSSFISSGYFVLACGGICVAGCYLLSMFTKVAEYSPFYLTTVSNALGERIDSSNYSFSLVVTGLMIAAFLVTGILFFNKKES from the coding sequence ATGAAGCAATTACTCGCATTTTCAAAAAAAGAATGGAAGGAAAATTGGCGTACAGGTAGATTATTACTGTTGCTTTCATTAACGATCATTTTTGGGATCATGAATCCACTGATAGCCAAATTAACACCCTACATCGTTCAATCGATGTCAGAAAATTTAGCAGCATCTGGTATGAAAATCGGGGAAGTCAATGTAGATGCGCTGACTTCTTGGGGACAATTTTATAAAAACATGCCTATGTTTCTTTTATTGTTTTTGTTATTGTTTAGCTCGACATTGACGAATGAATATCAAAAAGGAACATTGATTAATCTTTTAACCAAAGGAATGGTTCGCTGGAAAATTTATTTTACTAAATGGATCATGGGACAGTTTTTTTGGGCAGTTGGTTTTTGGGGTTGCTCCTTCATTACTTACTTTTATACTGCTATTTATTGGGATAATGAGCTGGTTGTTCAATTAGGGACAAGAAGTTTTTATTATTATTTATGGGGTGTGTGGTTATATACTTTATTTCTATGGTTGTCCTCCTTTATTTCTTCTGGCTATTTTGTGCTAGCTTGTGGAGGGATTTGTGTGGCTGGCTGTTATCTGTTATCTATGTTTACAAAAGTTGCTGAGTATTCTCCTTTTTATTTAACGACAGTTTCGAACGCATTAGGGGAAAGGATTGATTCGAGTAACTATTCTTTTTCTTTAGTGGTAACAGGTTTGATGATTGCTGCCTTTTTAGTGACAGGAATTCTTTTTTTCAATAAAAAAGAGAGTTGA
- the rpsP gene encoding 30S ribosomal protein S16, translating to MAVKIRLKRMGSKKSPFYRIVVADSRSPRDGRFIETVGTYNPLKDPAEVVLKEDLVLNWLSKGAQPSDTVRNILSREGVMQKHHEAKFSKK from the coding sequence ATGGCAGTTAAAATCCGTTTAAAACGTATGGGTTCTAAAAAGAGTCCTTTTTACCGTATCGTCGTAGCTGATTCACGTTCTCCTCGTGATGGACGTTTCATCGAAACTGTAGGTACTTACAATCCTTTGAAAGACCCTGCAGAAGTAGTTTTAAAAGAAGATTTAGTTCTTAACTGGTTATCTAAAGGTGCGCAACCTTCTGATACTGTACGTAACATCCTTTCAAGAGAAGGCGTTATGCAAAAACACCACGAAGCTAAATTCTCAAAGAAATAA
- a CDS encoding KH domain-containing protein, whose translation MKDLSELVLTIVRPLVTYPEQVQLEVTESKDFYEYNLTVAPEDIGRIIGKQGRVAKAIRTIVYGVRTNAPKKVRLNIIDHKE comes from the coding sequence ATGAAAGATTTAAGCGAATTAGTCTTAACAATCGTTCGTCCGTTAGTCACTTATCCTGAACAAGTCCAGTTAGAAGTCACTGAGTCAAAAGACTTCTATGAATATAACCTAACTGTGGCTCCTGAAGATATTGGTCGTATCATCGGTAAACAAGGGCGTGTTGCGAAAGCAATTCGTACGATCGTTTACGGGGTACGAACAAATGCACCGAAAAAAGTGCGTTTAAATATTATCGATCATAAGGAATAA
- the rimM gene encoding ribosome maturation factor RimM (Essential for efficient processing of 16S rRNA) has product MTEYLNVGKIVNTQGIKGEVRVISTTDFPEERYKKGAVLTLFQEKKAPIELTVKSHRKHKNFDLLSFEGHPSINDVEKYRDGILKVSKEETIELPENEFYYHEIIGAKVVEENGNELGKIKEILSPGANDVWVVQRPKKKDVLLPYIDSVVKTVDLENGVIYVEIPEGLIDDEN; this is encoded by the coding sequence TTGACTGAATATTTAAATGTTGGAAAAATCGTAAATACTCAAGGGATCAAAGGAGAAGTGCGCGTCATTTCTACCACAGATTTTCCAGAAGAACGATATAAAAAAGGTGCTGTACTTACCTTGTTTCAAGAGAAGAAAGCGCCAATTGAATTAACCGTCAAAAGTCATCGTAAACATAAAAATTTTGACTTGTTAAGTTTTGAAGGGCATCCTTCAATCAATGATGTTGAAAAATATCGAGATGGTATTTTAAAAGTTTCAAAAGAAGAAACGATTGAGTTGCCAGAAAATGAATTTTATTATCATGAGATCATTGGAGCAAAGGTCGTTGAGGAAAATGGGAATGAACTAGGTAAAATCAAAGAAATTCTTTCACCAGGTGCTAACGATGTTTGGGTAGTCCAACGACCAAAGAAAAAAGATGTTTTGCTTCCTTATATTGACTCAGTGGTTAAAACAGTTGATTTAGAAAATGGGGTCATTTACGTCGAGATTCCAGAAGGATTGATCGATGATGAAAATTGA
- the trmD gene encoding tRNA (guanosine(37)-N1)-methyltransferase TrmD: MKIDVLTLFPRMFEGPMGESIIGKAVNKGLLEINVSNFRDYSDNKHQTVDDYPYGGGAGMLLKVQPIYDNIKAIEQANPETKKRVILLDPAGKRFDQAMAEEFSNEEHLVFICGHYEGYDERIRSLVTDEVSLGDYVLTGGELGAMVMIDATVRLLPDVLGNQTSAQTDSYSTGLLEHPQYTRPAEFNGMKVPEVLTNGNHKLIEEWQLKESLRRTYQRRPDLLEQLSMTPQMLKLLEEVKKEESDEIE, translated from the coding sequence ATGAAAATTGATGTCTTAACACTCTTCCCACGAATGTTTGAAGGACCAATGGGTGAATCGATCATCGGTAAAGCGGTCAATAAAGGATTGTTAGAGATCAATGTTTCTAATTTTAGAGACTATTCCGATAATAAACACCAAACGGTCGATGATTATCCATATGGTGGCGGGGCAGGGATGTTGTTAAAAGTCCAACCTATCTATGACAATATCAAAGCTATTGAACAAGCAAATCCTGAAACAAAAAAACGTGTGATTTTATTGGATCCAGCTGGTAAACGATTTGATCAAGCGATGGCGGAAGAATTTTCGAATGAAGAACATTTAGTATTTATTTGTGGACATTACGAAGGCTATGATGAACGAATCCGTTCGCTAGTTACGGATGAAGTCTCTTTAGGTGATTATGTCTTGACTGGTGGCGAACTTGGCGCAATGGTGATGATTGATGCAACAGTCCGCTTACTACCGGATGTTTTAGGAAATCAAACATCCGCTCAAACAGATTCTTATTCAACGGGATTATTGGAACATCCTCAATATACACGGCCAGCAGAATTTAACGGGATGAAAGTCCCAGAAGTTTTAACAAATGGAAACCATAAATTGATTGAAGAATGGCAACTGAAAGAATCCTTAAGAAGAACCTATCAACGCCGACCTGACTTATTGGAACAATTATCAATGACTCCACAAATGCTGAAATTGTTAGAAGAAGTCAAAAAAGAAGAATCAGACGAAATAGAATAA
- the rplS gene encoding 50S ribosomal protein L19, whose protein sequence is MNPLIEELTKEQLRSDIPAFRPGDTVRVHAKVVEGTRERIQLFEGVVIKRRGAGISETYTVRKVSNGVGVERTFPLHTPRVAKIEVVRYGKVRRAKLYYLRALHGKAARIKEIRR, encoded by the coding sequence ATGAATCCATTAATCGAAGAATTAACAAAAGAACAATTACGTTCTGACATCCCAGCTTTCCGCCCTGGTGACACTGTACGTGTTCATGCGAAAGTTGTCGAAGGTACACGTGAACGTATCCAGTTATTTGAAGGTGTTGTAATCAAACGCCGCGGAGCTGGAATCAGCGAAACTTATACAGTACGTAAAGTTTCTAACGGAGTAGGCGTTGAACGTACATTCCCATTGCATACACCACGTGTTGCAAAGATCGAAGTCGTTCGCTACGGTAAAGTACGTCGTGCAAAATTGTACTACTTACGTGCATTACACGGAAAAGCTGCTCGTATCAAAGAAATCCGTCGTTAA
- a CDS encoding PTS sugar transporter subunit IIC, which produces MKKTNKKEQVFERFGMIASKLGNQIHMRTLRDAFATFMPFMMLAGFVTLINYVILEPTGFMGKIVKPETLMKVQEIGMSIANGTLSITTLLVVAAVSYHMCVSRNYTNHIAAVLVSISTFIVLTPMKMMFTPENAKKAIEVTGVIPGSHTGASGMFVGIFVGLVATELFIKLSTNEKLQIKLSGNIPPAVLKSFNVLIPIMITVTGFAILSFAVNQLFNMDVNGVITKAITGPLSHITTGLPGFILITSIANLFFGFGIHQAVISGSLLDPFLLQNMQENMAAYANHEHIPHIINMAFKDTFAVMGGSGNTIALLIAIFIFSRRKDYKDFAKLSVTPAMFNISEPIIFGLPIVFNLSLIIPFVLAPIFSLVTAYFATAAGLINHVVVQIPWTTPPVISGFLATGGDWRAAVLQVLIIAVSVFIYLPFLRIDEHVTAKMAQKEAEITNQ; this is translated from the coding sequence ATGAAGAAAACAAATAAGAAGGAACAGGTGTTTGAACGATTTGGTATGATCGCATCGAAGCTAGGAAATCAAATTCATATGCGTACATTACGCGATGCATTTGCAACATTCATGCCATTTATGATGTTAGCTGGATTCGTGACTTTGATTAATTACGTTATCTTAGAACCAACTGGTTTTATGGGTAAAATTGTTAAACCCGAAACATTAATGAAAGTTCAAGAAATTGGCATGTCGATCGCCAATGGAACATTGAGTATTACGACGCTATTAGTTGTAGCTGCAGTTTCTTATCATATGTGTGTTAGCAGAAATTATACAAATCATATCGCAGCGGTTTTAGTTTCGATCTCAACTTTCATCGTTTTAACACCAATGAAAATGATGTTCACTCCGGAAAATGCAAAAAAAGCGATTGAAGTAACCGGAGTTATTCCAGGTTCCCATACAGGTGCATCAGGAATGTTTGTCGGAATCTTTGTTGGATTAGTAGCTACTGAGCTATTCATTAAATTATCTACAAATGAAAAATTGCAAATCAAACTATCTGGAAATATTCCGCCCGCAGTGTTGAAGTCATTCAATGTATTGATCCCGATTATGATTACTGTTACTGGTTTTGCGATTCTATCTTTCGCTGTCAATCAGTTATTCAACATGGACGTAAATGGCGTGATCACTAAAGCGATCACGGGACCTTTAAGTCACATCACAACTGGTTTACCTGGCTTTATCTTAATCACATCAATCGCCAATTTATTCTTTGGTTTTGGAATTCATCAAGCTGTAATTTCAGGTTCTTTACTTGATCCGTTCTTACTACAAAACATGCAAGAAAATATGGCAGCTTATGCAAACCATGAACACATCCCACATATTATCAACATGGCTTTCAAGGATACTTTTGCTGTTATGGGTGGTTCAGGAAATACGATCGCCTTATTGATTGCGATTTTCATCTTCAGTCGTCGAAAAGATTATAAAGACTTTGCTAAACTATCGGTAACACCAGCGATGTTTAATATCAGTGAGCCGATCATCTTTGGATTACCGATCGTATTTAACTTGAGTCTAATTATTCCGTTTGTGTTAGCACCAATCTTCTCGTTAGTAACTGCCTACTTTGCGACTGCAGCCGGCTTAATCAATCATGTGGTAGTTCAGATACCGTGGACCACACCACCAGTTATTTCAGGATTCCTTGCGACAGGTGGAGATTGGCGAGCAGCAGTACTGCAAGTTCTAATCATTGCGGTTAGCGTATTTATCTATCTACCATTCCTACGCATTGATGAACACGTAACGGCAAAAATGGCTCAAAAGGAAGCTGAAATCACTAATCAATAA